From Vreelandella neptunia, the proteins below share one genomic window:
- the msbA gene encoding lipid A export permease/ATP-binding protein MsbA, with product MTDSGWGIYKRLLGYVKPHWRAFALAIVGFVVYAASSTALAEMMKRLIDGIQNPDAAFRLFLPLFVIIMFSARGVGTFLSTYFMAYVGRYVIHTLRCDVFAHLLHLPGWFFDHHSSGQLVSRVTYHVEQVAGAATKAVTIILREGLFVVGLVLYLLWTNWMLTLLFLGVTPIIAVVVSYVSKRFRRISKRIQHSMGDVTHIASEALSGYRVVRTHGAEPYEKQRFERVSEENRRQSMKEAMTRAVSSPVILMLVAISMALLVWLAMAPSLMENMTPGEFVAFITAAALMIKPVRQLTEINGEIQKGLAAASELFGLLDMTPEEDSGKHIASRLSGDVVIDHVSFRYADDQPEVLHDINLRIAPGELVAIVGRSGSGKSTLVSLLPRFYCPTQGSITIDGINVDEYALGPLRQQIALVSQQVTLFNASIADNIAYGVANPDPQAVQAAAEAAYAHEFIDKLPNGYATTVGENGVMLSGGQRQRLAIARAIFKDAPLLVLDEATSALDTESERYIQKALERVCEGRTTLVIAHRLSTIERADRIVVMDQGRIIEEGSHQALLEADGAYAALHQLQFQEAP from the coding sequence GTGACTGATTCAGGTTGGGGTATTTATAAGCGGTTGTTGGGCTATGTGAAACCGCATTGGCGGGCTTTTGCGCTAGCGATAGTGGGCTTTGTGGTTTACGCCGCATCGAGTACGGCGCTTGCGGAAATGATGAAGCGCTTGATTGATGGCATTCAAAACCCAGATGCAGCGTTTCGGCTATTTCTACCGCTGTTTGTGATTATTATGTTCTCCGCTCGGGGGGTAGGTACTTTTTTAAGCACCTACTTCATGGCCTATGTGGGTCGCTACGTGATTCATACCCTACGTTGCGACGTATTTGCTCATCTACTCCATCTGCCAGGCTGGTTTTTTGACCATCACTCCAGCGGTCAACTGGTATCGCGGGTGACCTACCACGTTGAGCAAGTCGCTGGGGCGGCGACCAAAGCGGTGACGATTATTCTCCGTGAAGGGCTATTCGTCGTCGGCCTGGTGCTCTATCTGCTCTGGACTAACTGGATGCTAACGCTGCTATTTTTGGGCGTGACGCCGATCATTGCCGTGGTGGTGAGCTACGTCAGCAAGCGCTTTAGGCGCATTTCAAAACGCATTCAGCACTCCATGGGCGATGTCACCCACATTGCCTCGGAAGCGCTGTCGGGCTACCGGGTAGTGCGCACCCACGGCGCTGAGCCGTATGAAAAACAGCGCTTTGAGCGGGTAAGCGAAGAGAATCGCCGCCAAAGTATGAAAGAAGCCATGACCCGTGCGGTCAGTTCCCCTGTGATTCTAATGTTGGTGGCCATCTCCATGGCGCTACTGGTTTGGCTGGCCATGGCACCCTCGCTGATGGAGAACATGACGCCTGGTGAGTTTGTGGCCTTTATTACCGCGGCTGCTCTGATGATCAAGCCGGTACGTCAACTGACCGAGATTAACGGTGAAATTCAGAAAGGCCTGGCGGCCGCGTCAGAGCTTTTCGGGTTGCTGGATATGACCCCTGAAGAGGATAGTGGCAAACACATCGCCAGCCGTTTAAGCGGCGATGTCGTGATCGATCATGTTAGCTTCCGCTACGCCGACGACCAGCCTGAAGTTCTGCACGATATTAATCTACGCATAGCGCCGGGCGAGCTGGTGGCGATAGTCGGGCGTTCGGGGAGCGGCAAGTCCACTCTGGTCAGTTTGCTGCCGCGTTTTTACTGCCCCACCCAAGGCAGTATTACTATCGATGGCATTAATGTTGACGAATACGCGCTTGGCCCACTGCGCCAGCAGATTGCCCTGGTGTCGCAGCAGGTAACGCTATTTAACGCCTCGATTGCCGATAATATTGCTTACGGGGTGGCCAACCCTGATCCCCAGGCTGTTCAGGCTGCGGCTGAAGCCGCCTATGCCCATGAGTTTATCGATAAGCTCCCTAATGGTTATGCCACCACCGTGGGTGAAAATGGCGTGATGCTCTCGGGCGGCCAACGCCAGCGGCTGGCGATTGCCCGGGCGATCTTCAAGGATGCGCCGCTACTGGTGCTGGATGAGGCCACTTCCGCGTTGGATACTGAATCCGAGCGCTATATTCAAAAAGCCCTTGAGCGAGTCTGTGAGGGGCGCACCACGCTGGTCATCGCCCACCGCCTCTCCACCATCGAGCGGGCTGATCGAATTGTGGTGATGGATCAGGGACGTATTATCGAAGAGGGCTCGCATCAGGCATTGCTGGAAGCCGATGGCGCCTACGCAGCGCTACATCAGCTGCAGTTTCAAGAAGCGCCATGA
- the lpxK gene encoding tetraacyldisaccharide 4'-kinase, which yields MSSAKTTLSERWLRGAYQGSRWLSPLRPLGALYQWAMARREREYSSGKKVTWRAPVPVIVVGNITLGGTGKSPLVAWLAGWLVAQGWTPGIVSRGYGGKAPSYPLLVTADTNVAESGDEPLMLAQQTGVPVVADPNRVRGVQALVEKGCDIILSDDGLQHLALDRDIELVVVDGARGLGNGRCLPAGPLRESPSRLQRVDAVIVNGESQPSLPLTPSILQSATTMQLAPLCWRRLDDGARFPLAPLPFTLPVHAVAGIGHPERFFRTLSALGVEGECHPLADHQHFSADALSFADTRPVIMTAKDAVKCYALAPPNSWVLDVEATLPPEFEHWLAARLSALS from the coding sequence ATGAGCTCTGCCAAGACAACGCTGTCAGAGCGCTGGCTACGGGGCGCTTACCAGGGCAGCCGCTGGCTATCGCCGCTGAGGCCGTTAGGGGCGCTGTACCAGTGGGCCATGGCGCGGCGGGAGCGGGAGTACTCTAGTGGCAAAAAAGTCACATGGAGGGCGCCGGTGCCGGTTATCGTGGTAGGCAATATCACCTTGGGAGGGACGGGTAAATCGCCGCTGGTGGCGTGGCTAGCTGGTTGGCTGGTGGCCCAAGGCTGGACGCCAGGTATCGTTAGCCGCGGCTATGGCGGAAAAGCGCCCAGTTACCCGCTACTGGTCACTGCTGACACTAACGTTGCCGAAAGCGGTGATGAGCCGCTGATGCTGGCTCAGCAGACGGGAGTGCCGGTGGTCGCAGATCCTAATCGTGTGCGCGGCGTTCAGGCACTGGTAGAAAAGGGCTGCGATATTATCTTGAGCGACGACGGTTTGCAGCACTTGGCGCTGGATCGAGATATTGAGTTGGTGGTTGTGGATGGTGCCCGTGGATTGGGCAACGGGCGCTGCCTGCCCGCAGGGCCGCTGCGCGAGTCGCCCAGCCGGTTGCAGCGTGTTGACGCGGTGATCGTCAACGGCGAATCACAGCCCTCTCTGCCGCTTACTCCGTCTATTCTGCAGTCAGCCACCACTATGCAGCTGGCGCCGCTATGCTGGCGCCGCCTTGATGACGGCGCACGTTTTCCGCTTGCGCCACTGCCGTTTACGCTGCCGGTGCACGCGGTGGCAGGTATCGGGCATCCCGAGCGTTTTTTTCGTACACTCTCCGCGTTGGGTGTTGAGGGCGAGTGCCACCCGTTGGCCGATCACCAGCACTTTAGTGCGGACGCGCTAAGCTTTGCAGATACCCGCCCAGTGATTATGACCGCTAAAGATGCCGTTAAGTGTTACGCCCTGGCCCCGCCTAACAGTTGGGTATTAGATGTGGAGGCAACCCTTCCACCCGAATTTGAGCACTGGCTGGCAGCGCGGCTGTCGGCACTTTCCTAA
- a CDS encoding Trm112 family protein, with protein sequence MDKELLAMLVCPLCNGKLKYDRDAQELRCHYDGLAYPIKEGIPVMLPEEAREMDADEKLHTSQGRSPGRSPGRPQERSGDA encoded by the coding sequence ATGGATAAGGAACTGCTGGCAATGCTGGTCTGCCCGTTGTGCAACGGTAAGCTGAAGTATGACCGCGACGCTCAAGAGCTGCGCTGCCACTACGATGGCCTTGCCTATCCGATCAAAGAGGGGATTCCGGTGATGTTGCCGGAAGAGGCTCGCGAGATGGATGCCGATGAAAAGCTGCACACTTCACAAGGGCGTTCACCAGGTCGTTCTCCAGGGCGTCCTCAAGAGCGTTCAGGAGACGCTTAA